From Streptomyces sp. NBC_00775, one genomic window encodes:
- a CDS encoding phosphopantetheine-binding protein produces MSTTSVTLDAVEDAVLSTTAEILKLPEVRLDDNLLELGVDSLVATRIVAALRTRFGVDIPLLNVFETPVLSEFAESVLDLIDDANDAYDAYDGHDEHGEHDAARV; encoded by the coding sequence ATGTCAACTACTTCGGTCACCCTCGACGCCGTCGAGGACGCCGTGCTGTCCACGACGGCCGAGATCCTGAAGCTGCCGGAGGTCCGTCTCGACGACAACCTGCTCGAACTCGGCGTCGACTCACTGGTCGCCACCCGCATCGTCGCCGCCCTGCGCACCCGGTTCGGCGTGGACATCCCGCTGCTCAACGTCTTCGAGACCCCTGTGCTGAGTGAGTTCGCCGAATCCGTCCTCGACCTCATCGACGACGCCAACGACGCATACGACGCGTACGACGGGCACGACGAGCACGGCGAGCACGACGCGGCCCGGGTCTGA
- a CDS encoding lytic transglycosylase domain-containing protein produces MAGHRVRSARGTAIAVAAMAALTASQAPGAVPARASIPPRQAPAEHGPSVSGDTRYRTDLPPLRARERKVGASVAGAALPASVFAAYRHAEAELARTVPGCRLRWQLLAAIGQVESGQARGGRVTADGTTVAPILGPRLDGGAFAVVRDTDGGAYDGDAAYDRAVGPMQFIPSTWSRWGTDGNGDGRADPDNVFDAALAAGRYLCAGGRNLADPAELDRAILGYNHSEAYLRTVRAWYAYFLEGHRVVPDSSAKASARPEPSRPEPTPKPAPSPRPSSSPSRTPSAPASPSPTGSRPAGQAPETEEPQLPTPGADIELPGDDLLPSNAPLTSNGVDSMASSPSTTADTGR; encoded by the coding sequence GTGGCAGGGCACAGAGTCAGAAGCGCGAGGGGTACGGCGATCGCGGTGGCGGCCATGGCGGCGCTGACCGCGTCACAGGCGCCGGGGGCGGTTCCGGCACGGGCCTCCATACCCCCGCGGCAGGCGCCTGCCGAGCACGGGCCGAGCGTGTCGGGCGACACCCGGTACCGCACCGACCTTCCGCCGCTGCGGGCCCGGGAACGCAAGGTCGGGGCGTCGGTGGCGGGGGCCGCGCTGCCGGCGAGCGTGTTCGCCGCCTACCGGCATGCCGAGGCGGAGCTCGCGCGCACCGTGCCCGGCTGCCGGCTGCGGTGGCAGTTGCTGGCCGCGATCGGCCAGGTGGAGTCCGGGCAGGCGCGCGGCGGTCGGGTGACGGCGGACGGTACGACCGTGGCGCCCATCCTCGGGCCGCGGCTGGACGGCGGCGCCTTCGCCGTCGTGCGGGACACCGACGGCGGCGCGTACGACGGGGACGCGGCCTACGACCGGGCGGTCGGGCCGATGCAGTTCATCCCGTCGACCTGGTCCCGCTGGGGCACGGACGGCAACGGCGACGGGCGGGCCGACCCGGACAACGTCTTCGACGCGGCGCTCGCCGCCGGGCGCTACCTGTGTGCGGGCGGACGAAACCTCGCCGACCCCGCCGAGCTGGACCGGGCGATCCTCGGCTACAACCACTCGGAGGCGTATCTGCGCACGGTCAGGGCCTGGTACGCGTACTTCCTGGAAGGGCACCGGGTGGTGCCGGACAGCTCCGCGAAGGCGTCGGCACGCCCCGAGCCGTCGCGGCCGGAACCCACACCGAAGCCGGCACCGTCCCCCCGACCCAGTTCCTCCCCGTCCCGGACTCCGTCCGCGCCTGCCTCGCCATCCCCCACCGGGTCCCGTCCGGCGGGCCAGGCCCCGGAGACGGAGGAGCCCCAACTCCCCACGCCCGGCGCGGACATCGAACTGCCCGGCGACGACCTGCTGCCCAGCAACGCTCCGCTGACCAGCAACGGTGTGGATTCGATGGCCTCCTCCCCCTCCACAACCGCGGATACTGGGCGGTAA
- a CDS encoding MlaD family protein: MRTTETTETSKTSRPTRATRATRATRTPGARQAAAPLIKFSLFALVTILATALLAATIVNVSLTPEHTYRAVFSDVTGLEKGDDIRVAGVRVGEVEGISIKDRTLAQVTFTVSADRPLLNSTGAVVRYRNLVGQRYVALTEGAGNGTRLKPGATIPLSRTQPALDLNALLNGFKPLFAALSPQDVNQLATEIIRTLQGEGGTVNSLLAHTASLTTTLAGRDKLIGSVIDNLNTVLETLDKRGSRFSGLLKQLRRVISGLSADRKPIGQSLVGIGDLTDATSGLLKDARPPLKDDIAELTDLTGTLNKNENTVEGVLKRLPNKLNALTGTASYGSWFNFYLCDFDGRIVLPKTKQVLTPELHVARARCGA; encoded by the coding sequence ATGAGGACCACGGAGACCACGGAGACCTCGAAGACCTCGCGGCCCACTCGGGCCACTCGGGCCACTCGGGCCACTCGGACGCCAGGAGCCCGGCAGGCCGCGGCCCCGCTGATCAAGTTCAGCCTCTTCGCCCTGGTGACGATCCTGGCGACGGCCCTGCTCGCCGCCACCATCGTCAACGTCTCCCTCACCCCCGAGCACACGTACCGCGCGGTGTTCAGCGACGTGACAGGCCTGGAGAAGGGCGACGACATCCGGGTGGCCGGGGTACGGGTCGGCGAGGTCGAGGGCATCAGCATCAAGGACCGGACGCTGGCGCAGGTCACCTTCACCGTCAGCGCGGACCGTCCGCTGCTGAACAGCACCGGCGCGGTCGTCCGCTACCGGAACCTGGTCGGACAGCGCTACGTCGCCCTGACCGAGGGCGCGGGAAACGGCACCCGGCTGAAGCCCGGCGCCACGATCCCGCTGTCGCGCACCCAGCCCGCGCTGGACCTCAACGCGCTGCTGAACGGCTTCAAGCCGCTGTTCGCCGCGCTCAGCCCGCAGGACGTCAACCAGCTCGCCACCGAGATCATCCGGACCCTCCAGGGCGAGGGCGGCACCGTCAACAGCCTGCTGGCGCACACGGCTTCGCTCACCACGACCCTGGCCGGCCGCGACAAGCTGATCGGCTCGGTGATCGACAACCTCAACACCGTGCTGGAGACGCTCGACAAGCGCGGCTCCCGCTTCTCCGGGCTCCTCAAGCAGCTGCGCCGGGTGATCTCGGGGCTGTCCGCCGACCGCAAGCCCATCGGGCAGTCCCTGGTGGGCATCGGCGACCTGACGGACGCCACCTCGGGGCTGCTCAAGGACGCGCGTCCGCCCCTGAAGGACGACATCGCCGAGCTGACCGATCTCACCGGAACGCTGAACAAGAACGAGAACACCGTGGAGGGCGTGCTGAAGCGGCTGCCGAACAAGCTCAACGCGCTGACCGGGACGGCGTCCTACGGCTCGTGGTTCAACTTCTACCTCTGCGACTTCGACGGCCGGATCGTGCTGCCGAAGACGAAGCAGGTGCTCACACCGGAGCTGCACGTGGCGAGGGCGAGGTGCGGCGCATGA
- a CDS encoding DUF4279 domain-containing protein has translation MSAFRIYLRVVSQSLQPEEISKRLGAEPDESTSIGSRRHPQAPPRSHATWIRHAGPPAGGCARPEELEPVVVGWGRDLAGAVGRLVGSGEAVASLVIVQEIRDLDDPQQKGIFLGADLMSWMGAARASLDIDQYVYHECGDESDGDVP, from the coding sequence ATGAGCGCGTTTCGCATCTATCTCAGGGTCGTCAGCCAGTCTCTGCAGCCGGAGGAAATCTCCAAGAGGCTGGGAGCGGAGCCCGACGAGTCGACCTCGATCGGAAGTCGCCGGCATCCGCAGGCGCCTCCGCGGTCGCATGCGACCTGGATTCGGCATGCCGGGCCGCCGGCGGGAGGCTGTGCGCGGCCGGAGGAGCTGGAGCCGGTGGTCGTCGGGTGGGGGAGGGATCTCGCTGGTGCCGTCGGGCGACTGGTCGGCTCGGGGGAGGCTGTCGCGTCTCTGGTGATTGTTCAGGAGATCAGGGACCTCGACGACCCGCAGCAGAAAGGCATCTTCCTTGGGGCCGACCTGATGTCCTGGATGGGTGCGGCCAGGGCGTCGCTCGATATCGATCAGTACGTCTATCACGAGTGCGGCGATGAATCGGACGGTGACGTTCCGTAG
- a CDS encoding helix-turn-helix transcriptional regulator, with protein sequence MADHGDAADRSDQWTRQLVKTCDPATACEVLYQALAELPRHQGGVQLTGRFAVEMVSRPASELSRLVRNEILRRGHGLRLLLGQAAASEPVARTVMGHVAAEGAHVRVSSAPLPNLAFVGIEIAVVYAFTRDGQPQGLVVRGDAMSALHQYQQVLWDHGTEPVPHCHTTRSVVLDPAQAQVLRLLGSGMKDDTAARQMNVSVRTYRRHVAAILKSLHVNTRFEAGLKAAELGLLSKRRTSAQETGLGGGRLMPSFLSGNAC encoded by the coding sequence ATGGCGGACCACGGTGACGCGGCGGACCGCAGCGATCAGTGGACTCGGCAGCTGGTCAAGACGTGTGATCCGGCCACGGCCTGCGAGGTGCTGTATCAGGCGCTCGCCGAACTGCCCCGTCACCAGGGCGGTGTGCAGCTGACCGGGCGGTTCGCCGTCGAGATGGTCAGCCGGCCGGCTTCGGAGCTGTCGCGGCTCGTACGGAACGAGATCCTCAGGCGCGGGCATGGACTGCGGCTGCTGCTCGGTCAGGCCGCCGCCTCGGAGCCGGTCGCCCGTACCGTCATGGGGCATGTCGCGGCTGAGGGGGCCCATGTCCGCGTCTCCTCCGCGCCGTTGCCCAACCTGGCCTTCGTGGGGATCGAGATCGCCGTCGTGTACGCGTTCACGCGGGACGGGCAGCCGCAGGGGCTGGTGGTCCGCGGTGATGCCATGAGTGCTCTGCACCAGTACCAGCAGGTGTTGTGGGACCACGGCACGGAGCCGGTCCCGCACTGCCACACCACCCGGTCCGTGGTGCTCGACCCGGCTCAGGCGCAGGTCCTGCGACTGCTCGGCTCCGGCATGAAGGACGACACCGCAGCGCGGCAGATGAACGTGTCCGTCCGCACCTACCGGCGGCATGTCGCCGCGATCCTGAAGTCCCTGCATGTCAACACCCGCTTCGAGGCGGGGCTCAAAGCGGCCGAACTCGGGCTGTTGAGCAAGAGGCGAACTTCCGCTCAGGAAACGGGACTTGGTGGTGGCAGGTTGATGCCGAGTTTTCTGTCCGGGAACGCTTGCTGA
- a CDS encoding RNA polymerase sigma factor, whose amino-acid sequence MATDMPDMPAEIQAAHDRWEHMWSHREQLLKVARRRSMSPEDAEDAVHEAMLRAAERPDLDDERLGGWLTTVTMRLCVDRHRQVNREAEVHRSPTLAAPGPVPVEEAVCDRAEAKWLAVRSGELPARQAEALRLKSEDLDVGQVAVRMGLSYRTVESLLARARRTLRNSLAGTLGLTLFLWGRGKLRAGGHAQAVAMTSTAATLVVAGFVLPYVHDGGGQDTVPRPSVSRMAQATTQTVRPDSVGQVAAPNAPDLSTASTSHAATPTAPPGNHDRSLLPLSVPPLPDASLPPVPSVPDVPDVPGVSDLPSVPGLPDLPATSTVPTTLPALPEAPATPSAPVDVPTATALP is encoded by the coding sequence ATGGCGACGGACATGCCGGACATGCCTGCGGAGATACAGGCGGCCCACGACCGTTGGGAGCACATGTGGAGCCACCGCGAGCAACTGCTCAAGGTGGCCCGGCGCAGGTCGATGAGCCCGGAGGACGCCGAGGACGCGGTGCACGAGGCGATGCTGCGCGCCGCGGAGCGCCCCGACCTGGACGACGAGCGCCTCGGCGGCTGGCTGACGACCGTGACCATGCGGCTGTGCGTCGACCGGCACCGCCAGGTCAACCGTGAGGCCGAGGTACACCGCAGCCCCACGCTCGCCGCGCCGGGTCCGGTGCCCGTCGAGGAGGCGGTGTGCGACCGGGCCGAGGCGAAGTGGCTGGCCGTACGCAGCGGGGAACTCCCCGCGCGCCAGGCCGAGGCGCTCCGGCTGAAGTCCGAGGACCTCGACGTCGGCCAGGTCGCCGTGCGCATGGGGCTGAGCTATCGGACCGTCGAGTCGCTGCTGGCCCGGGCCCGGCGCACGTTGCGCAACTCGCTGGCCGGAACGCTGGGCCTCACCCTGTTCCTGTGGGGGCGCGGCAAGCTGCGCGCGGGCGGACACGCGCAGGCCGTGGCGATGACCTCGACGGCCGCGACCCTGGTGGTGGCGGGGTTCGTATTGCCGTACGTCCACGACGGGGGCGGGCAGGACACGGTTCCCCGTCCCTCCGTGTCCCGCATGGCCCAGGCGACCACGCAGACCGTCCGGCCCGACAGCGTCGGCCAGGTGGCCGCCCCGAACGCCCCTGATCTGTCGACCGCCTCGACGTCTCACGCGGCGACGCCGACGGCGCCGCCCGGCAATCACGACCGGTCGCTGCTGCCGCTGTCGGTGCCACCGCTGCCGGACGCCTCGCTGCCACCGGTGCCGTCCGTCCCCGACGTCCCGGATGTCCCCGGCGTGTCCGACCTGCCGAGCGTGCCCGGCCTCCCCGATCTGCCGGCCACGTCCACGGTCCCGACGACGCTTCCGGCCCTTCCGGAGGCTCCCGCGACGCCCTCCGCCCCGGTCGACGTACCGACCGCGACGGCGCTGCCGTAG
- a CDS encoding MCE family protein has protein sequence MRVLRLRLYGVVFLAVLALLLSLSVAVYQQVFTPAVRIELEADSLGNQLDPRADVKLRGLLVGEVRAVHADGTKATLDIALKPEYVAYIPSDVHARLLPKTLFGEKYVDLVAPARSSARPIRAGDVITQDRTRVGIELQQLMNDLLPLLRTVQPGKLNATLSAFATALEGRGDRIGDNLTRVEDYLHRLNPHLPSLTEDFARLADVAEVYGDAAPDLMKILRNTVTTSRTIVEQRDRLASALTTTATAAATANDFLDANGDRLITLGRVSRPTLELFARYSPEYPCLLAGLVREEQASEQAFRGGKMHITLEVVRQQAAYEPGEEPRYDDRSGPNCRDLPHPQVPAPGVHLNDGSKKGSSSSPLGVSATRAEQRSVGSLVAPVMGVPADEVPPVATLLFGPLARGTAVSVA, from the coding sequence ATGAGAGTGCTGAGACTGCGGTTGTACGGCGTGGTGTTCCTCGCCGTGCTCGCGCTGCTGCTGTCCCTGTCCGTCGCCGTGTACCAACAGGTGTTCACCCCGGCCGTACGCATCGAGCTGGAGGCCGACAGCCTCGGCAACCAGCTCGATCCCCGCGCCGACGTCAAGCTGCGCGGGCTGCTGGTCGGCGAGGTGCGCGCGGTGCACGCCGACGGGACGAAGGCGACGCTCGACATCGCGCTCAAGCCGGAGTACGTCGCGTACATCCCCTCCGACGTGCACGCACGCCTGCTGCCCAAGACGCTGTTCGGCGAGAAGTACGTCGACCTGGTCGCGCCCGCGCGCTCCTCGGCCAGGCCCATCCGCGCGGGGGACGTCATCACCCAGGACCGCACCCGCGTCGGCATCGAGCTCCAGCAGCTGATGAACGACCTGCTGCCGCTGCTGCGGACCGTGCAGCCCGGCAAGCTCAACGCCACGCTCTCCGCGTTCGCCACCGCCCTCGAAGGCCGCGGCGACCGGATCGGCGACAACCTCACGCGCGTGGAGGACTATCTGCACCGCCTCAATCCGCATCTGCCCTCCCTCACCGAGGACTTCGCACGGCTGGCCGACGTCGCCGAGGTGTACGGCGACGCCGCTCCCGACCTGATGAAGATCCTGCGCAACACCGTCACCACCAGTCGCACCATCGTCGAACAGCGGGACCGGCTCGCGTCCGCGCTCACCACGACGGCCACCGCCGCCGCCACCGCGAACGACTTCCTCGACGCGAACGGCGACCGGCTGATCACCCTCGGCCGGGTCTCCCGCCCCACGCTCGAACTCTTCGCCCGCTACTCGCCCGAGTACCCCTGCCTCCTCGCCGGCCTGGTGCGCGAGGAACAGGCATCCGAGCAGGCTTTCCGGGGCGGCAAGATGCACATCACGCTCGAAGTCGTCCGACAGCAGGCGGCGTACGAGCCCGGTGAGGAGCCGCGTTACGACGACCGGTCGGGGCCCAACTGCCGCGACCTGCCCCATCCCCAGGTGCCCGCACCCGGGGTGCACCTCAACGACGGGTCGAAGAAGGGGAGTTCGTCCAGTCCGCTCGGCGTCTCCGCCACCCGGGCCGAGCAGCGCTCCGTCGGCTCGCTCGTGGCGCCCGTCATGGGCGTGCCGGCCGACGAGGTGCCGCCGGTCGCGACCCTGCTGTTCGGACCGCTGGCGCGCGGAACGGCGGTGAGCGTCGCATGA
- a CDS encoding FAD-dependent oxidoreductase has product MTRSGKARTALVIGGGIAGPVAAMALRQAGIEAAVHEAYDSTADGAGGGMTIAPNGQNALDAIGAGDLVRAIGTPVTAMGLRSWTGKHLAQFAPPSRLPSLQFVWRADLYRAIYDEAERRSVPIHHGKRLTGTTDTASGITAHFADGTEASADVLIGADGIRSTVRSLIDPAAAQPNYAGLVCFGARMHQSGMPSTDGVMYMCFGKRAFFGYQVFDDSSAVWFVNLPHRAPMTVAEAQAIDAKEWMRILRTAFADDRTPALEMISRTDVDQLLITGPMENMPRVATWTHGRMTLIGDAAHAASSSSGQGASIAAESAVELARCLRDLPYNQAFAAYEQLRRPRVERIIKLGARTNSNKTAGPVGRVLRDLVMRATMKLINPEKMAWQFDHHIDWDAKAAPLT; this is encoded by the coding sequence ATGACCCGCAGCGGCAAAGCCCGCACCGCGCTCGTCATCGGCGGCGGTATCGCGGGCCCGGTCGCCGCGATGGCCCTTCGCCAGGCAGGTATCGAGGCCGCCGTCCACGAGGCGTACGACTCCACGGCCGATGGGGCCGGAGGCGGCATGACCATCGCCCCGAACGGCCAGAACGCCCTCGACGCGATCGGCGCGGGCGACCTCGTCCGCGCCATCGGCACACCGGTCACCGCCATGGGGCTGCGGAGCTGGACGGGTAAGCACCTCGCGCAGTTCGCCCCGCCCTCCCGCCTCCCGTCCCTGCAGTTCGTCTGGCGCGCCGATCTCTACCGGGCGATCTACGACGAGGCGGAGCGCCGCTCTGTCCCTATCCACCACGGCAAGCGGCTGACCGGCACGACGGACACCGCTTCCGGCATCACCGCGCACTTCGCGGACGGTACGGAGGCGAGCGCCGATGTCCTCATCGGCGCCGACGGCATCCGCTCCACGGTCCGCTCCCTGATCGACCCGGCCGCGGCACAGCCGAACTACGCCGGCCTGGTCTGCTTCGGAGCGCGGATGCACCAGTCAGGGATGCCCTCCACCGACGGCGTCATGTACATGTGCTTCGGCAAGCGCGCGTTCTTCGGCTACCAGGTCTTCGACGACTCCTCGGCGGTGTGGTTCGTGAACCTGCCCCACCGCGCCCCGATGACAGTCGCCGAGGCCCAGGCGATCGACGCGAAGGAGTGGATGCGCATCCTGCGGACCGCCTTCGCCGACGACCGCACCCCGGCCCTCGAGATGATCAGCCGTACCGACGTCGACCAACTCCTCATCACCGGCCCGATGGAGAACATGCCAAGGGTCGCGACCTGGACCCACGGCCGCATGACCCTGATCGGCGACGCGGCCCACGCCGCCTCGTCCAGCTCCGGGCAGGGCGCCTCCATCGCCGCCGAAAGTGCCGTCGAACTCGCGCGCTGCCTGCGGGACCTGCCCTACAACCAGGCTTTCGCGGCGTACGAACAACTGCGCCGCCCCCGCGTCGAACGCATCATCAAGCTCGGCGCCCGCACGAACAGCAACAAGACCGCGGGCCCGGTCGGCCGCGTACTGCGCGACCTCGTGATGCGGGCGACCATGAAGCTGATCAACCCGGAGAAAATGGCCTGGCAGTTCGACCACCACATCGACTGGGACGCGAAGGCAGCCCCGCTCACGTAA
- a CDS encoding ABC transporter ATP-binding protein, translating to MGVEICVEGLTKSFGHQVIWQDVSLTLPAGEVSVMLGPSGTGKSVFLKTLVGLLKPDRGSVKVAGRDVTKLREHELYEVRKLFGVLFQDGALFGSMNLYDNIAFPLREHTRKSESEIRRIVLEKMDMVGLIGSEGKLPGEISGGMRKRAGLARALVLDPEIILFDEPDSGLDPVRVAYLNQLIVDLNAQINATFLIVTHDIASARQVPDNIGLLFRRELVMFGPREKLLTSDEPVVRQFLNGRMQGPIGMAEEKDAAQVEQELAQLGDGAHTKTPGSQVLTPRLLPGPGITRPPRWEAIARREAEPHRKEVADA from the coding sequence ATGGGTGTCGAGATCTGTGTGGAAGGGCTGACCAAGTCCTTCGGTCACCAGGTCATCTGGCAGGACGTCTCGCTGACGCTGCCCGCCGGGGAGGTCTCGGTCATGCTCGGCCCCTCGGGCACGGGCAAGTCGGTGTTCCTCAAGACGCTCGTCGGACTGCTGAAGCCGGACCGGGGTTCCGTGAAGGTCGCGGGCCGGGACGTCACCAAGCTGCGCGAGCACGAGTTGTACGAGGTGCGGAAGCTCTTCGGCGTGCTGTTCCAGGACGGCGCGCTGTTCGGCTCGATGAACCTGTACGACAACATCGCCTTCCCGCTGCGCGAGCACACCCGCAAGTCCGAGAGCGAGATCCGGCGCATCGTGCTGGAGAAGATGGACATGGTCGGGCTGATCGGTTCGGAGGGGAAGCTGCCGGGCGAGATCTCCGGCGGCATGCGAAAGCGAGCCGGTCTCGCCCGGGCCCTCGTCCTCGACCCCGAGATCATCCTCTTCGACGAACCCGACTCCGGCCTCGACCCCGTACGCGTCGCGTACCTCAACCAGCTCATCGTCGACCTCAACGCACAGATCAACGCGACCTTCCTGATCGTCACCCATGACATCGCCTCGGCCCGCCAAGTGCCGGACAACATCGGGCTGTTGTTCCGCCGTGAGCTGGTCATGTTCGGGCCCCGCGAGAAGCTGCTGACCAGCGACGAGCCGGTCGTGCGGCAGTTCCTGAACGGCCGGATGCAGGGGCCGATCGGGATGGCCGAGGAGAAGGACGCCGCGCAGGTCGAGCAGGAGCTGGCCCAGCTCGGCGACGGAGCACACACAAAGACTCCCGGCAGTCAGGTTCTGACTCCCCGCCTGCTGCCGGGGCCAGGCATCACCCGCCCGCCCCGCTGGGAGGCGATCGCGAGACGCGAGGCCGAGCCGCACCGGAAGGAGGTGGCGGACGCATGA
- a CDS encoding MlaE family ABC transporter permease, protein MALLNRLEELGSQLSFYARSLAWTGRTVRRYKKEILRLLAEVSFGRGALAVVGGTVGVIAFLSFFTGTEVGLQGYAALNQLGTSNFVAFLSAYFNTREIAPLVAGLALSATVGAGFTAQLGAMRISEETDALEVMGVPSLPFLVTTRMIAGFVAVIPLYVVGLLSSYFAARTITTGYYGQSAGTYDHYFQQYLPPVDVLWSFGKVLVFAVLIILVHCYYGYYASGGPAGVGVAVGRAVRTSIVAINVLDFFLSLAIWGANTTVRIAG, encoded by the coding sequence ATGGCGCTGCTGAATCGCCTGGAGGAACTGGGCAGTCAACTGTCCTTCTACGCCCGCTCGTTGGCGTGGACGGGCCGCACCGTACGCCGCTACAAGAAGGAGATCCTGCGGCTGCTCGCCGAGGTGAGTTTCGGGCGCGGCGCGCTCGCCGTCGTGGGCGGCACGGTCGGCGTCATCGCCTTCCTGTCGTTCTTCACCGGCACGGAGGTCGGCCTCCAGGGCTACGCCGCGCTCAACCAGCTCGGCACCTCCAACTTCGTGGCGTTCCTCTCGGCGTACTTCAACACGAGGGAGATCGCTCCCCTGGTGGCGGGCCTTGCGCTCTCCGCGACCGTCGGCGCGGGCTTCACGGCGCAGCTGGGCGCGATGCGGATCAGCGAGGAGACCGACGCCCTCGAAGTCATGGGCGTCCCCTCGCTGCCGTTCCTGGTGACCACCCGGATGATCGCCGGTTTCGTCGCGGTGATCCCGCTGTACGTGGTCGGGCTGCTGTCCTCGTACTTCGCTGCCCGCACCATCACCACCGGCTACTACGGGCAGTCGGCGGGCACCTACGACCACTACTTCCAGCAGTACCTGCCGCCGGTCGACGTGCTGTGGTCCTTCGGGAAGGTACTCGTCTTCGCCGTCCTGATCATCCTGGTGCATTGCTACTACGGCTACTACGCGAGCGGCGGCCCGGCGGGCGTCGGCGTCGCCGTGGGCCGCGCCGTGCGCACCTCGATCGTCGCGATCAACGTCCTGGACTTCTTCCTGTCGCTGGCGATCTGGGGCGCCAACACGACCGTACGGATTGCGGGGTGA
- a CDS encoding PadR family transcriptional regulator, whose amino-acid sequence MTTSAPRSSPLALTVLALLHYKPLHPYGIQRLVKDWGKEQVVNVRQRASLYRTIERLNGEGLITVRETGRDQQYPERTVYEVTDMGREIARAWLEEMLSAPKQEFPEFPAALSNLLLLTPEEMGDVLQRRADALAEQLDGLEAALAAETERGLPRITRLETEYLRAVTAAELEWVRAVVEDLRAGRLSWSKEQLDAVAAGPVQQ is encoded by the coding sequence ATGACCACATCCGCTCCCCGCAGCTCCCCCCTCGCCCTGACCGTCCTGGCCCTGCTGCACTACAAGCCGCTGCATCCGTACGGCATCCAGCGGCTGGTCAAGGACTGGGGCAAGGAACAGGTCGTCAACGTCAGGCAGCGTGCGAGCCTCTACCGCACGATCGAGCGACTCAATGGCGAAGGGCTGATCACGGTCCGCGAGACCGGGCGCGATCAGCAGTACCCCGAGCGGACCGTGTACGAAGTCACCGACATGGGGCGCGAGATCGCCCGCGCCTGGCTGGAGGAGATGCTCTCCGCGCCCAAGCAGGAGTTCCCGGAGTTCCCGGCCGCCCTCTCGAATCTGCTGCTGCTCACGCCCGAAGAGATGGGGGACGTACTGCAGCGGCGGGCCGACGCCCTCGCGGAGCAGCTCGACGGACTGGAAGCGGCCTTGGCCGCAGAGACGGAGCGGGGGCTGCCGCGCATCACCCGCCTGGAGACCGAGTACCTGCGGGCCGTGACGGCCGCGGAGCTGGAGTGGGTGCGCGCGGTGGTCGAAGACCTGCGAGCCGGCAGGCTCTCGTGGTCGAAGGAGCAGCTGGACGCCGTCGCGGCGGGGCCGGTGCAACAGTGA
- a CDS encoding MlaE family ABC transporter permease gives MRLSPTGALRHSGNLFAMALDVVRTVPRRPFQAREFIQQAWFVASVTILPTALVSIPFGAVIALQIGSLTRQLGAQSFSGAASVLAVLREASPIVTALLIAGAGGTAICADLGARKIREEIDAMQVLGIDPIHRLVVPRVLASMVVAVLLNGLVSVVGVAGGYFFNVVLQNGTPGAYLASFTTLAQLSDLWAAEIKALVFGAIAAIVASYKGLTAKGGPKGVGDAVNQSVVITFMLLFVTNFVMTAVYFQVVPQRG, from the coding sequence ATGAGGCTGTCGCCGACCGGAGCGCTCAGGCACTCGGGAAACCTCTTCGCGATGGCGCTGGACGTCGTCCGGACCGTGCCCCGACGGCCGTTCCAGGCACGGGAGTTCATCCAGCAGGCCTGGTTCGTCGCGAGCGTCACGATCCTGCCGACGGCCCTCGTGTCCATCCCCTTCGGCGCGGTCATCGCGCTGCAGATCGGCAGCCTGACCCGGCAGCTCGGCGCCCAGTCGTTCTCCGGGGCCGCCTCGGTGCTCGCGGTGCTGCGCGAGGCCTCGCCGATCGTCACCGCCCTGCTGATCGCGGGCGCCGGCGGCACGGCGATCTGCGCGGATCTCGGGGCGCGGAAGATCCGCGAGGAGATCGACGCGATGCAGGTGCTGGGCATCGACCCCATCCACCGGCTGGTCGTCCCGCGGGTCCTGGCGTCGATGGTGGTGGCGGTGCTGCTCAACGGCCTGGTGTCGGTCGTCGGCGTCGCGGGCGGCTACTTCTTCAACGTCGTCCTGCAGAACGGCACACCGGGCGCCTATCTCGCCTCCTTCACCACACTCGCCCAGCTCTCCGACCTGTGGGCGGCGGAGATCAAGGCGCTGGTGTTCGGGGCGATCGCCGCGATCGTCGCCTCGTACAAGGGACTGACCGCGAAGGGCGGTCCGAAGGGCGTGGGCGATGCGGTGAACCAGTCGGTGGTGATCACCTTCATGTTGCTGTTCGTGACGAACTTCGTGATGACCGCCGTGTACTTCCAAGTCGTTCCGCAGAGGGGCTGA